In Cryptomeria japonica chromosome 1, Sugi_1.0, whole genome shotgun sequence, the sequence AGTCTTCATTTAGATTTTGAATAAATGCAGATGTGGCCTCCATTTTTTTGGCTTGGTGTTTGGAGCTGGGAACAAAGGAAGATTTGAAATGGGTGATGAGAGAATGTGtcagagagaaatggaaaggaggTCTCAACACCTTCTTAGTAATGGCACAGCTAGGACAAGGTTTTGTTACAAATGGTGGATAGTGGGTGCATGTGGTTGAGTTTGAGCCACCAATGAGACCATTTTTAGTTTGGGTGTTGATGATGACCATGAAGCAAGAATAGATGGACGAAGGCATATTAAAGAGTATCTTAGAAATAGAGAGGCAACTATACAAGACCAAGAAAGAGAggacttgaagaagaagaagaagccataCTTCAAGAAAGAAGACTACTGGCTCAACAAAGGAATGAGCAAAGGAGAATCTTCAAAACAGTAAAGGATATTTATATCTTATTAATGTCTTAGTATATGTATCAAGCCTTAAAAGTATGGATCTTTGTTTTGATGGGTGTGGGAGTTAGGGAAAATAGTTAGGAAgttgatataaatatttttttaggttGATACAAAGGTTAGGAGTTTGGGGTGGCTAGATGGTTACATATGTAATGAGCATTACATTTTGTTTAGCAGTTATGTAACTATTGTTTCTATTAATACAAAATATATCTTtaattgaacaaaaaaaaaattataagaagtTGAGACATCTCTTGCTATTGAAAATTTGTTATACGCCATCTAACAAACATATAGAGGTGTGCAAATTAATTCTCTAGTGATTACTTGTTTAAATCAACATTGAAAATTTCACACaaagcatatacatatatattattatatcattAGTTAAGTAATATTAAAAAACACTAACAATGAACTTGgtaatttattatttttaagaaAAACAATATAACTAAAAGAATAAACAGAAAATTTAAATAGTACCTTAAATTTCTTATAAACACGTTACATACACCTATAAGTACAAGTGTTAACATACAATATAtcttagaaataaaaaataaagatcaaAATATGTTTGGATAGGATGAGCACAACTTCAAAATGTAAGCCAACTTTTTATTAATGCTAAGAGGTATTCTATAATTACAAATAAATGGTGAGATGCAAAAACGTGTGTTAACAAaaacttttatcttttatcttaaatttcacaacaataaatattattatttgaaactAAACATTATAGAtccaaaagaatacataaaatttcTATTTTCAtatgtttaataaataatataattcttaaataaataaaatgattcaaattaatatctcttccactttttaaacaaatatatatataaattatctatattaaaaattaaatcccCTTTCCCGAATAAATCCAAACATTTTCTTCACAGTATTTCAAGAATCGTTATTCAGAAATATCATATCAATTAAATCTTATCAACTATTACAACGATTCCATTCAAATAATTGACTGATCATAAATATCTCTAACGACTAGTCTTAGACCACACACAGCAACATGTTAAGTCGGAGAACTTTTAAATCTAGAAATCAAAGCTTAATATGTGTAATTTAAATGTCCGACCTCTAAATTGTCAATTAGTTGAAACATTTTTGTCGGCCTCCCAACCCAGAGACTAAATAGTGTTATCATGGCTTGCCATCCACCTTGGGAGATGTCTCATCGATGAATGGAATGACCTGCAAACGCAGTTTGCCCAGTTAGAATTTGTATCAATATTTTCAACAGTGAATAAATTCAATATAATTTTGATCTAAAGCATACCTCATCCTCCTGGTTGTTACACAAGGTTTTCACAGAAGTTTCTGAAACAGTTGTATCTTCTGTCAACCGATTTCGCCAAGCATAGAAATTTCTTGCACGATCATCTTTATACTTCGACTGCACTTCTTCGAATATATCTGTTATTTCCCTCTCTCCATGTTGtgacttcctcttctttcttctccctgCCAGGCATTCATGTCAGCATGATATGCAATGATCTACAACAACATTTGAATAAAACCcaagatgaaatggaaaaaatTGGGTAATACCCATGAAAAAAGTTAGTTGTGATCATTACTGCTGCATATCTCATATGTTAAGGGTAAAGAACCAACCATTCCTATACTGTTCCTGAAATGTGTCATTACTGCTGCATATCTCCTCCAATCCACACTTTATTGAATTGTTTTGAACATCATGATAGAGGCTAGGCTTTtctggtttaccttcactttggctcTGCTCAGGAAATCCAAGCAGTACTTGACCATTGGAAAAACCAGATTCAACTTCCTATGCACCCACAACTATTCTCTTTTAGCACTAATCTCTTTTAGATCCAAAATCATCCCAATTCAATCAAAGAAGAAAACAATATACTGGAACCACAAGGCACATTATGATGAGCAAAAAGCAAACCTCATTTAAATCCAGGCCAAATACAGAGGCTATTTTTTCTCCTCTATATGCTTGCCATCTTTTACAGGGATATGTATGATCTCCTTCCTGATAAAGACCTGAGACAAAGACTTCCTCCATGGAGTTAATATACAAGCTGTGTTTTTCATTGGTCCATGATGATTTCTGATGATGTGGGATCCTCCAACAACTGCAAAAACTTACCAACTGTTAATATAAATTAACTGAACACTAATCTATGAGAACTAACAAAACAATTACAACCATATAAAACCCATAGGCAAACTTAATGTTGTAGCAAGAACTGCTTCAACTCTATCAAAAGAATAGAAACCTATACATTAAAACCAATAGTCTTTCATTTTACCAGTTTGGCATG encodes:
- the LOC131045010 gene encoding uncharacterized protein LOC131045010 — translated: MSNQGLIHNMPNCCWRIPHHQKSSWTNEKHSLYINSMEEVFVSGLYQEGDHTYPCKRWQAYRGEKIASVFGLDLNEEVESGFSNGQVLLGFPEQSQSEGKPEKPSLYHDVQNNSIKCGLEEICSSNDTFQEQYRNGRRKKRKSQHGEREITDIFEEVQSKYKDDRARNFYAWRNRLTEDTTVSETSVKTLCNNQEDEVIPFIDETSPKVDGKP